A single window of Nasonia vitripennis strain AsymCx chromosome 4, Nvit_psr_1.1, whole genome shotgun sequence DNA harbors:
- the LOC107981436 gene encoding uncharacterized protein LOC107981436, whose translation MEQENIMSYHTFKETYSQYKFPLQSIAEFTDFNNDIKENSDLKQDLKKVLYSNINTENSIKVNLTTILKNFASGALITQHTAQKEVQKKPVLSSTMLFKCIEGAILECYKEAFKLQNKVFNADANLVPKALGAVINCAADWDGKSQKRTKRSRRDSHSDDLEE comes from the exons ATGGAGCAAGAAAATATCATGTCGTATCATACATTTAAGGAGACCTATTCGCAGTATAAATTCCCTTTACAATCCATAGCTGAATTTACAGATTTCAACAACGacataaaagaaaattctGATTTGAAACAGGATTTA AAAAAAGTTCTCTATTCCAACATCAATACTGAAAACAGTATTAAAGTCAATTTGACTACAATCCTTAAGAACTTTGCATCCGGTGCACTCATTACACAGCATACGGCTCAGAAAGAAGTGCAGAAAAAACCTGTTTTGAGCTCAACTATGTTATTCAAATGCATAGAAG GTGCAATATTGGAATGTTATAAAGAGGCGTTCAAGTTACAAAATAAGGTTTTTAATGCTGATGCTAACTTGGTTCCAAAGGCATTGGGTGCAGTAATAAATTGTGCTGCTGATTGGGATGGAAAAAGTCAAAAACGTACCAAGAGGAGCAGAAGAGACTCTCATTCTGATGATTTAGAAgaataa
- the LOC100679772 gene encoding uncharacterized protein LOC100679772 yields the protein MAGNETWLETYPYHIVEFVTCGRKPSVRKVDIVATKWISFDNVKKKCFAKYPSHPYTKEKYNALNKALEELSDAPVGWEQFTVKIRGKANKVTLQKVLYVTSMKHLKK from the exons ATGGCTGGCAACGAGACTTGGCTAGAAACGTATCCATATCATATTGTGGAATTTGTCACTTGTGGAAGAAAACCCAGTGTCCGTAAAGTTGACATTGTTGCTACGAAGTGGATTTCTTTTGATAATGTCAAAAAGAAGTGCTTTGCAAAATATCCATCACATCCTTATACTAAGGAAAAGTACAATGCACTAAACAAGGCTCTGGAGGAGTTATCTGATGCACCTGTTGGCTGGGAACAATTCACCGTTAAAATAAGAGGAAAGGCAAATAAAGTAACGTTACAAAAAGTTCTTTAT gtaacatcaatgaagcatttaaaaaaatga
- the LOC100119373 gene encoding beta-galactosidase has translation MWTVVGLFITYLLAFSNLAESSEHNIKNYSFAIDYENDQFLLDGKPFRYVSGSFHYFRTPRQHWRGILRKMRAGGLNAVSTYVEWSMHEPEFDQWVWDGDADIVEFIKIAQEEDLFVILRPGPYICAERDFGGFPYWLLSRVPDIKLRTKDERYVFYAERFLNEILRRTKPLLRGNGGPIIMVQVENEYGSFYACDDQYKSKMYEIFHRHVKNDAVLFTTDGSARSMLKCGSIPGVYATIDFGNGANVPFNYKIMREFSPKGPLVNSEYYPGWLTHWGESFQRVNSHNVAKTLDEMLAYNVSVNIYMYYGGTNFAFTSGANINEHYWPQLTSYDYDAPLTEAGDPTPKYFELRDVIAKHMPLPNLKTPAVAPKRGYGVVTMTPKVDLFSKAGRNTFGTVRAEFSKPPTFESLVQNNYLVLYEADLPLLEKPENVTLDAVTKDRALVYVNNNLAGVLNRMDKTYSLPLTAKNARDIKILVENMGHVNFGSIDVEDFKGIFDVKLNGSPLASWKVTGFKLASVVDSDLGVKETSGQTGHLHNGPQFLEGHFVIDGELFDTYLNTQGWGKGVAYINGFNLGRYWPSLGPQVTLYVPATYLKKGKNSLVLLEQDYVPQSRTFEFQTKAILDYQ, from the exons atgtgGACAGTTGTGGGATTATTTATAACCTACTTATTAGCATTTAGTAATTTAGCGGAATCATCGGAACATAAC ATTAAAAATTACAGCTTCGCAATTGATTATGAAAATGACCAATTTCTTCTTGACGGAAAACCGTTTCGATATGTCTCCGGAAGTTTTCATTACTTCAGAACCCCAAGACAACATTGGCGAGGCATTCTTAGAAAAATGAGAGCCGGCGGATTGAATGCCGTTTCTAC ATACGTTGAATGGAGTATGCACGAACCTGAATTTGACCAGTGGGTATGGGATGGAGATGCGGATATTgttgaatttattaaaatagcCCAGGAGGAAGACTTGTTCGTTATATTACGACCCGGACCATACATTTGCGCGGAAAGAGATTTT GGAGGCTTTCCTTATTGGTTATTATCTCGAGTCCCGGATATCAAATTGCGCACCAAAGATGAAC gATACGTATTTTATGCTGAGAGATtcttaaatgaaattttaagaagAACCAAACCTCTATTGAGAGGAAACGGTGGGCCAATAATTATGGTGCAG GTAGAAAATGAATACGGAAGCTTTTACGCATGTGATGATCAGTATAAGAGCAAAATGTATGAAATTTTCCATCGTCATGTCAAAAACGACGCGGTTTTATTTACAACAGATGGATCAGCTAGAAGCATGCTGAAATGTGGATCTATTCCGGGGGTTTACGCAACAATCGATTTTGGAAACGGAGCCAATGTACCATTCAACTATAAAATAATGAGAGAATTTTCACCAAAg GGTCCGCTCGTGAACTCAGAATATTATCCTGGATGGCTTACACACTGGGGTGAATCCTTCCAAAGAGTTAACTCCCACAATGTAGCGAAAACTCTCGATGAGATGTTGGCATACAACGTatctgtaaatatttacatgtaCTATGGTGGAACAAACTTTGCCTTTACCTCTG GTGCAAACATCAATGAACATTATTGGCCACAACTGACTTCTTATGATTACGATGCCCCACTCACTGAAGCGGGCGATCCTACGCCAAAATATTTCGAATTAAGAGATGTCATAGCTAAG caCATGCCACTGCCAAACTTGAAAACTCCTGCTGTTGCTCCAAAGCGTGGTTATGGTGTTGTCACTATGACACCGAAAGTCGATCTCTTTTCTAAAGCAGGCCGAAATACTTTCGGAACTGTGCGGGCTGAATTTTCAAAACCACCAACATTCGAATCTTTGGTCCAGAACAACTACCTAGTTTTATATGAAGCTGACTTACCATTGCTTGAAAAGCCCGAGAACGTCACACTGGATGCCGTAACCAAGGACAGAGCTCTCGTGTACGTAAACAACAATCTTGCTGGTGTTTTGAACAGGATGGACAAAACTTACTCCCTGCCTCTGACCGCTAAAAATGCAAGGGACATTAAGATTCTGGTAGAAAACATGGGTCACGTGAACTTTGGAAGCATTGACGTTGAGGATTTTAAG GGTATCTTCGACGTGAAACTAAACGGTTCACCGCTAGCGTCGTGGAAGGTCACTGGATTCAAGCTAGCATCCGTTGTCGACAGCGATCTCGGTGTCAAGGAGACGTCCGGGCAAACTGGACACTTGCACAACGGACCACAGTTCCTCGAGGGTCACTTCGTAATCGATGGCGAACTCTTCGATACCTACCTGAACACACAGGGCTGGGGTAAGGGAGTCGCGTACATAAATGGCTTTAATCTCGGTAGGTACTGGCCATCGTTAGGACCGCAAGTTACTCTTTACGTTCCGGCCACCTATCTTAAGAAGGGCAAGAATAGTTTAGTACTGCTGGAGCAGGACTACGTCCCACAAAGTCGCACCTTTGAGTTCCAGACGAAAGCTATTTTGGATTATCAGTAA
- the LOC103315694 gene encoding gastrula zinc finger protein XlCGF7.1, producing the protein MSVQEIPLDLSSRKKRQREHSKNIKYQRHLPCQICGKNFDRPSLLKRHLRTHTGEKPHGCAICGKMFSTSSSLNTHVRIHTGERPHECPMCGKRFTASSNLYYHRMTHYKVKPHKCTECERSFPTPGDLKAHSYSHTGNWPLRCPICYRGFCKPRILHHHIEHHKGFHAKQCRMCKTKFTSLKNLRFHDCTNNSQLLQHLSTKLEDISTIEKTSSFNNNKFNNSTFSCIPSIAISFPWMS; encoded by the exons A tgtCAGTGCAAGAAATTCCATTGGACTTGAGTAGTCGCAAAAAAAGGCAGCGAGAAcattcaaaaaatataaaataccaGCGACACCTGCCCTGTCAAATTTGTGGAAAAAATTTCGACAGACCTTCGTTACTAAAAAGACATCTTAGAACGCACACag gaGAGAAACCACATGGTTGTGCCATTTGCGGAAAAATGTTCAGTACCAGTAGCTCTTTGAATACTCACGTAAGAATTCACACCGGTGAGCGACCGCACGAATGTCCAATGTGTGGGAAACGATTCACCGCATCTTCGAATTTATACTACCATCGCATGACGCACTACAAG GTGAAACCGCATAAATGTACGGAATGTGAACGCTCGTTTCCAACACCTGGAGATTTAAAAGCGCACAGCTATTCGCATACCGGGAACTGGCCACTAAGATGTCCAATTTGTTACAGAGGTTTCTGCAAGCCCCGAATATTGCATCATCACATAGAGCACCATAAAG GTTTCCATGCAAAGCAATGTCGAATGTGCAAGACGAAATTTACTTCTTTAAAGAATTTACGATTCCACGATTGCACAAACAATTCTCAATTGCTGCAACATCTGTCAACTAAACTAGAAGACATTAGTACAATTGAAAAAACGAGctcgtttaataataataaattcaataattctACTTTTTCATGCATACCAAGTATTGCCATATCTTTTCCGTGGATGTCGTAA